A region of the Flintibacter sp. KGMB00164 genome:
GTCCAGGTGCCAGAACTTCATGATGATCAGGCCGCACACATACACCACAATGGGAATCCAGACGAAACAGACCTCGATGGAGAACAGGGCTTCCGCAGTCTGTACCGCAGCCTCGCCCACATAGCCGCCAATCTCCAGGATAAGGCCCAGAAGAGCGGAGCCGATGCCGTTGCCGATCTTATATCCAAAGCTGCACGCGCTGTTGACCAGGCCCTCGGTGCGGTAACCGGTTTTCCACTCGCCGTAGTCAATGGTATCAGATACCATAGCCCACATGGTGGCGCCGCCGCAGGCATTTCCGATGCCGCGGATCACGCTGGAGACCACGATCAGGTTCATAGCGCCGCCGGAATAGTTCAGCACCAGCATACCCACGATGTCAAAAACCAGGCCCAGTGCAAAGACATTGCGCTTTCCAAAACGCTTGACCAGCATGGCGATGAAGAACATGCTCACGATCTGCACTACATTGAAGATGCCGTTGATGGTAGTAACCAGGTTCTTGTCCCCCAGAATATCCTTGGCATAAAAGACAGTGGCGCCGCCGTTTACGGAATACATCAGGAAGAAGAGAGCCAGCATCCCGGTCATCATGATCCAGTACTTATTCTGGAACAGTGCTTTTACGCCTGTGGCAAAGGGCACATCCTTTGCCTCTCCATCCTTGACTGCGGGGCGCACACGCTCTTTGGTACCAAAGAAGTTGATGAGAAATGCCGCCACAGAGACAGCGCCCAGCACCACAAACGCCTTGGTCCAGGCAGAGGCGGTGTTGCCAAACAGCTCCACCAGGGGAAGGGTAAAGGTGTTGATGGTCAGCGTGCCGGCAGTGGCCAGCAGGTTGCGGAAAATACTCAGAACCGAGCGCTCATAAGGGTCCTGGGTCATCAGAGCGTTCAGTGCGGAATAAGGAACGTTGATGGCCGTATAGACCACCGTGGAAACCAGATTGTATGTAACAAATACGTACACCAGCTTCGCCCCGGAGGACCAGCCTGCGGGGACGGAGAACAGCAACACGCCGGACACCGCAAAGGGGATGCACATGCGCAGAAGCCACGGCCTTGCCTTGCCAAAGCGGGACTTGGTGCGGTCCACAATGACACCCATGATAATGTCGCTCACACCGTCAAACACTCTGGAAATCAGCATGATCACACCCACAGCCGCGCTGCTTACCCCGGCGTAATCGGTGTAGTAGAACATGAGGTATACCGACATGGCGGTGTAGATAATGTTGCAGCCAAAGTCGCCGCATCCATAGGAAAAGCGCTCCAGAATCTTACGAAACGTCAACTTCTCTTTTACCATTGTTTTTCCCTCTCATTCCTTGCATTTGTTAGCGTGGATCGTTAGGTGCCGCTGGATACCGGAAACCAGCCTTCGGAAACGCTCTTTCCCAAATCCCAGCAGTCCCAGCCGTACCAGTTGGGATCATTGGCAGGGTCCAGCAGCAGCTTATAGTTCCAGTAGTAGTGGCCGCAGCCGTGGTTCCAGGCGTCCAACTGAGCCTGGGCAATGGAGCGGTAGAGCTGCTTGCGGTTTGTGTCAGAGAGTCGGTTGTCCTGCTGGGAGAAATCCATTCCATTGAGAACGGACTGTCCGCCTTTGGTATCTACACCCACGGCCAGAGAATTAAACAGGCTCCACTCGCCGCAGATAACATCCACATACTCCTGCACCTGGGCAATCTCCTTGGCGTAGTGTTCCTGGATATAGGAGAGGTAGCCCTCCTGAGTCTGTTCACAGCCCATGCTCTCAGCCATCATCAAATACTGATGGGTATCCAAAATTACGTTGCGGAAGTTTCC
Encoded here:
- a CDS encoding MFS transporter — encoded protein: MVKEKLTFRKILERFSYGCGDFGCNIIYTAMSVYLMFYYTDYAGVSSAAVGVIMLISRVFDGVSDIIMGVIVDRTKSRFGKARPWLLRMCIPFAVSGVLLFSVPAGWSSGAKLVYVFVTYNLVSTVVYTAINVPYSALNALMTQDPYERSVLSIFRNLLATAGTLTINTFTLPLVELFGNTASAWTKAFVVLGAVSVAAFLINFFGTKERVRPAVKDGEAKDVPFATGVKALFQNKYWIMMTGMLALFFLMYSVNGGATVFYAKDILGDKNLVTTINGIFNVVQIVSMFFIAMLVKRFGKRNVFALGLVFDIVGMLVLNYSGGAMNLIVVSSVIRGIGNACGGATMWAMVSDTIDYGEWKTGYRTEGLVNSACSFGYKIGNGIGSALLGLILEIGGYVGEAAVQTAEALFSIEVCFVWIPIVVYVCGLIIMKFWHLDKEFSGILADLEKRKMEGN